The Burkholderiales bacterium nucleotide sequence GAAAGCGCGCGCACCGGCGAGCGGCGAAAGTCGGAAACGTTGCGAGTCACGATTGTGTCCGCGCCCCACGCCAGCGCCGAGGCGACTTGAAACGCATCCTCGATGTTGGATACCGGCAGCGTGAGCGCTCGGCGCGCATCGGCGGTCGCGACCGGAGCTACCT carries:
- a CDS encoding PIN domain-containing protein, which gives rise to VAPVATADARRALTLPVSNIEDAFQVASALAWGADTIVTRNVSDFRRSPVRALSPAAFLKQTAA